Proteins encoded together in one Astatotilapia calliptera chromosome 7, fAstCal1.2, whole genome shotgun sequence window:
- the gtf3c5 gene encoding general transcription factor 3C polypeptide 5, producing the protein MADMRDAKLDFTLKELTFPAEHEDVPGSSSTVELQDKKLVCVEYPGVFSSADRMLATLGGEQKVTKTYSNPSKRLELRYRPQDPFCHSLYGNRVSSGNLLLRVRRRARKNDPKDAEIHMDMLGVIGTTYKFTGLADFQCLAVHSEGGKHTSLYDKIILRKPESQEFFEQPMPYFLPPPIFSRLDSPVDYFYRPDVHLNQMPGDSKNFIGLNRAGRPHNAIFVSFTDPVVPAECLEAAKVTWKRICMNECDKKAEEQLKKMFESRPIWSRNAVKANINLHPDKLKLLLPFYAYYMVTGPWRSLWVKLGYDPRKTPEAKKYQMLDFRIRCSSKHGYLLSNIPIKAKRSSLNYSLPNTLNKSAPQPASVMDLPTQEGPSSSRDPAPVTYQLKESSYIFREGMLPPHRQMFYQVCDLDVESIQKEIEQNNGNEQHCDERDGWCVVGTTDKLRDMISAMIKAVIRAQKPVLPELPKRRRRKGQSVKDVYAEEEEDEVGEYENREDEEEDEEDEFQPSEGSENEMETEILDYM; encoded by the exons ATGGCGGATATGAGGGACGCGAAGCTGGATTTTACTCTCAAAGAGCTGACGTTTCCCGCCGAACACGAGGATGTCCCGGGAAGCTCGTCCACCGTGGAGCTCCAGGACAAGAAGTTGGTGTGTGTGGAGTATCCGGGGGTCTTCAGCAGCGCGGACAGGATGCTGGCCACTTTGGGTGGTGaacaaaaagtaacaaaa ACCTATTCCAACCCCAGCAAGCGTCTCGAGCTGCGTTACCGGCCCCAAGACCCTTTCTGTCACTCACTGTACGGAAACCGCGTCTCATCAGGCAACCTCCTCCTCAGAGTGCGACGGCGGGCGCGAAAAAATGACCCCAAGGATGCTGAAATCCACATGGACATGCTCGGAGTCATTGGAACCACATACAAATTCACGG GGCTGGCAGACTTCCAGTGCCTCGCTGTGCATTCAGAAGGTGGAAAACATACGTCTTTGTATGACAAAATCATCCTCCGCAAACCCGAGAGTCAAGAGTTCTTTGAGCAGCCCATGCCTTACTTTCTCCCCCCACCCATCTTCTCACGCCTCGACAGTCCCGTGGATTATTTCTATCGGCCTGACGTCCATCTAAA CCAAATGCCAGGTGACAGTAAGAATTTCATTGGTTTAAATCGCGCTGGCCGGCCCCACAACGCCATTTTTGTCAGCTTCACTGATCCCGTCGTGCCTGCAGAGTGCCTCGAGGCAGCTAAAGTGACCTGGAAGCGAATCTGCATGAATGAGTGTGACAAGAAGGCTGAAGAGCAGCTGAAAAAG ATGTTTGAGAGCCGGCCCATCTGGTCACGGAACGCAGTCAAAGCCAACATCAACCTCCACCCTGATAaactgaagctgctgctgccctTCTATGCCTACTACATG GTGACAGGGCCGTGGAGAAGCCTGTGGGTGAAGCTCGGCTACGATCCCCGAAAGACCCCAGAGGCCAAAAAATATCAGATGCTGGATTTCAGGATCCGTTGTAGCTCCAAGCACG GCTACTTGCTATCCAACATACCAATAAAAGCCAAGAGAAGCTCCCTGAACTACAGTCTGCCAAACACATTAAACAAGTCGG CACCCCAGCCAGCTAGTGTGATGGATCTTCCCACTCAGGAGGGTCCCAGCAGCAGTCGAGATCCAGCTCCAGTCACATACCAGCTGAAG GAATCATCCTACATTTTCAGAGAGGGCATGCTGCCTCCTCACAGACAAATGTTTTACCAGGTCTGTGATTTGGATGTGGAAAG CATCCAAAAGGAGATCGAGCAGAACAACGGAAACGAGCAGCACTGTGACGAGCGTGACGGCTGGTGTGTCGTTGGCACCACAGACAAGCTGAGGGACATGATCTCAGCCATGATCAAGGCGGTGATCAGAGCGCAGAAGCCAG TGCTGCCGGAATTACCCAAAAGACGAAGACGTAAAGGCCAAAGCGTAAAAGATGTTtatgcagaggaggaggaagatgaagtgGGGGAGTATGAGAATagggaggatgaagaggaggatgaggaagatgaATTTCAGCCATCTGAAGGAAGTGAAAATGAGATGGAGACCGAAATTTTAGATTACATGTAA
- the gfi1b gene encoding zinc finger protein Gfi-1b: MPLSFMVRSKKFTSYRQKNFDEDDSEASATSEIPAAVQTTDISDRPKSEGQSSPEAPRLLTKEEPELECPLPLHPEPSRPLMTQTQPYYLPEPHLADFQPYAWETLSPSYKLRQMSFSPTVLQHASNLYSTNINRSPQPQQPLDCSTHYSPSSNTYHCITCDKVFSTSHGLEVHVRRSHSGMRPFGCSICRKTFGHAVSLEQHMNVHSQEKSFECKMCGKSFKRSSTLSTHLLIHSDTRPYPCQYCGKRFHQKSDMKKHTYIHTGEKPHKCQVCGKAFSQSSNLITHSRKHTGFKPFGCDICSKGFQRKVDLRRHHESQHGIN; this comes from the exons ATGCCTCTGTCGTTTATGGTGAGAAGCAAAAAGTTCACTTCCTACAGGCAAAAAAATTTCGATGAGGATGACTCGGAGGCCTCCGCAACATCTG AAATCCCAGCAGCCGTTCAGACCACAGACATTTCAGACAGGCCTAAGTCAGAGGGGCAATCTTCCCCTGAAGCCCCCCGCTTACTTACTAAGGAGGAACCGGAGCTTGAATGTCCCTTACCGCTTCACCCAGAGCCAAGCAGACCTCTCATGACTCAGACACAGCCGTACTACCTGCCAG AGCCTCACTTGGCTGACTTCCAACCTTATGCCTGGGAGACATTGTCTCCTTCCTACAAGCTCCGTCAGATGAGTTTCAGCCCCACAGTGCTGCAGCATGCCAGTAACCTGTACAGCACCAACATCAACCGTAGTCCTCAGCCTCAGCAGCCTCTAGACTGCAGCACTCACTACTCGCCTTCTTCGAACACCTATCACTGTATCACCTGTGACAAG GTATTTTCAACTTCCCATGGACTGGAGGTTCATGTCAGAAGGTCTCACAGTGGAATGAGGCCGTTTGGCTGCAGCATCTGCAGAAAAACATTTGGTCATGCTGTCAGCCTGGAGCAGCACATGAACGTCCACTCTCAG GAAAAAAGTTTCGAGTGCAAGATGTGCGGCAAATCCTTCAAGCGTTCATCCACGCTCTCGACACACCTGCTTATCCACTCCGACACCAGGCCTTACCCCTGCCAGTACTGTGGCAAGAGATTTCATCAGAAATCTGATATGAAAAAGCACACCTACATACACACTG gtGAAAAACCTCACAAATGCCAAGTTTGTGGCAAAGCTTTCAGCCAAAGCTCCAACCTGATCACACACAGCCGGAAACACACAGGATTTAAGCCCTTCGGGTGTGACATTTGTTCAAAGGGCTTCCAACGCAAGGTTGATCTGCGCAGGCACCACGAGAGCCAGCATGGCATAAACTGA